A single genomic interval of Cyprinus carpio isolate SPL01 chromosome B24, ASM1834038v1, whole genome shotgun sequence harbors:
- the LOC109089207 gene encoding pentraxin fusion protein-like, with protein sequence MLGLFFCLLFLTPAATKVGLSGKALLFPTKTNSSFVKLTPEKPLRLSAFTLCMRVAMELQGGREIILFTYRTPEFDELNVWREKDGRMALYIQSSGVAAFFHLPPLSTFQTHLCVTWNSATGLTAFWVDGRRSLFQIYRKGLSIRPGGTVMLGQDADKYLSDFDAEQSFVGEITDVQMWDHVLSGSQIREVYSNQEPYVPNGNVFDWCTIKYEIKGDVVVAQNN encoded by the exons ATGTTGGGTTTATTTTTCTGTCTGCTCTTTCTGACACCAGCGGCTACTAAAG TGGGCCTCAGTGGTAAAGCACTTCTGTTTCCAACCAAGACTAACAGCAGCTTTGTTAAACTCACTCCTGAAAAGCCGCTGAGGCTTTCAGCGTTTACTCTCTGCATGCGTGTTGCGATGGAGCTCCAGGGCGGGAGGGAGATCATTCTGTTCACTTACCGCACACCTGAGTTTGATGAACTCAACGTGTGGAGAGAGAAAGATGGTCGCATGGCCTTGTATATTCAGTCTAGTGGTGTTGCAGCATTTTTCCATCTGCCTCCTCTCTCCACCTTCCAGACTCACTTGTGTGTCACCTGGAACTCTGCGACTGGTCTCACTGCCTTCTGGGTGGATGGACGTCGCAGTTTGTTCCAGATCTATAGAAAAGGTCTCTCAATCCGTCCTGGCGGCACCGTTATGCTCGGCCAAGACGCTGATAAATATTTGAGTGACTTTGATGCAGAGCAGAGTTTTGTAGGAGAAATTACTGATGTGCAAATGTGGGATCATGTTCTTTCTGGCAGTCAGATTAGAGAGGTTTATTCAAACCAGGAACCATATGTGCCAAATGGAAACGTGTTTGACTGGTGCACCATCAAATATGAGATTAAGGGAGACGTGGTGGTGGCTCAAAATAACTGA